Genomic window (Drosophila albomicans strain 15112-1751.03 chromosome X, ASM965048v2, whole genome shotgun sequence):
CCACTGAACCACTACCGAACCGgttcaaattattataagaTGAagcttaatatttaaattgaaaagaaaaaaaaaactataactTTTCAAGTTACAAAGTAACttctaaagtatttttaaatgaattgcaaCAGTTGCCGAATAGAACCGCTACATCACTACCGAACCGGTTCAAATTATTATCCGAAAATGAGacattttaaactatttaacatttacaaaaGTAAATGCACATAACTAGttgaatgttttttaaattaacactTCAACAATTCCCGAATTAAACTACTGGACCATTACCGAACCGGTTCATATATAGTAATCgaaactcttttttgttttgctctgcAGTTCCTGCATCAGCTGGCGATTGATATGCAGCTGGATAGCTATATATTCCACTACCAACTGGACTTCCCTGAGCTGACGCACAAGACGACAAAGCTAACACTGCTTAGCTCGGAGCACGGAGCACTGATGCTCTACCAGGAGCTGTTGCGCATGCCGGCGCCCAGCATCTATGCTCAACTGGAGCACGTTGTGCTCGGTCGCGAGGAAGTCGTGCCCTACAACTATGTGGAGTGCATCAACGAACGGAGTCGCAATGTGGTGCAACTCGTGTCGCTGGTGATGCACGGCCACACGAAGCTCAAGCAGTGGTGGCAACTCCTCGAAGTGTACGGCGCGGTGCAACTCAACTATCCGAAGCGTGGCAAGCGGAGCATAACGGCGACTTCACCACGATGCCATCAAGtgttggagctgctgctgtgcatgCAACTCACGCGACGCGACATCGAACGTCTGCCGGCTGCGGTGCATTTGATTGTGGCCGAAACCTTGGAGCAGGCGCGTCTCCAGCCGCCGATGGGATGCAGTCAGGCGACCTACGAGTTGATCCTGCGACCCGAGTTGGCGGCGCATGCTCAGCTGCCGTTCCTTGAGGCGACGCTGGCGCAACCGCATTGCGGACGGGTGTACAAAGAGGATTCGCTGTCGCCACGCTTGGCGCCCGCCAGCGGCGAGTGGCCGATGGCCGAACCGGATGCGGAGCAGTTGCGACACGATGGCATGGACAACATGGATACGAAACTGTTGCGTCTCCGCTTTCCCGACGACATGCGCGTCGAGGAAGTGCGTCGACTGTTGAACAGCGCCGATCCGGTGGCCATCGAGGTGCAACAGTCGCCGGGAACCAGCGATCACGAGTTCATCGAGGAGCAGGAGAAGCAACTCTTTGCGCTCTGCGCTCGCACCATGACGCTGCCCCTGGGTCGGGGCATGTTCACGCTGCGCACGCTGTTGCCGCGTCCCAGCGATCACATGCCGATGCCTAAGTTGTGTCTGGTGGGTCGGGAGCCCGTTAAGGGCACCACGATTGAGATGCAACAGATTGAGTTCCCAGCGAATATGCACATTTGGCCATTGTTTCACAATGGCGTCGCCACCGGGTTGAAGATCTCACCGCAGGCGCTCGACATTGACTCCACATGGATTGTGTACAACAAGCCGAAGACCCAGGGCAACAATGCCCTCGAGCATGCCGGCTTCCTGATGGCCCTTGGCTTGAATGGTCACCTCAAGTCGTTGTCGTTCATGAGCGTCTACAAGTATCTGGTGAAGTGCGATGAGATGACCAGCGTCGGTCTGCTGCTGGGCATTTCGGCAGCCCATCGCGGCAGCATGGACACCAAGACCACCCGATTGCTGAGCGTCCACTTGGAAGCCCTTTTGCCCGCCACCGCCATGGAGCTGGACATACCCCAGAGCACCCAAGTGGCTGCTCTGATGGGCATTGGTCTCCTGTATCAGGGCTCCGCGAAGCGCCACATTGCCGAGGTGCTGCTACAGGAGATCGGACGACCGCCGGGACCCGAGATGGAGAACAGCGTGGAGCGTGAATCGTATGCCATGACAGCGGGCTTGGCCCTCGGTCTAGTCACCCTCGGTCAGGGCGAGGCACCGGCGGGTTTGCGCGATCTCCAGCTGCCGGATACGCTGCACTATTATATGGTCGGTGGTGTGAAGCGGCCCATTGGAGGCTCCCAGAAGGAGAAGTATCGCTTGGCCTCATTCCAGGTGCGTAAAACATAAGTTGAAGTGCTTTATTTAAAGGCAAATATTTGGGTTCTTCATagcttatatatatttatagtgcTGTTAACTTATGCGATATTTCTAACATTGCTTGCTCATTGAAagttttctttgtattttcttAGGACACCTTTTTAATGTGAAACTAGAGTTGAACTCCTATATTTGATGGCAAATCTTTGGGTTCTTCATAGCTTACACTTATTTCTGCCGCTGTTAACGTTCTCTTGACTTATACGATATTTTTAACATACATGTTTATGGCGATGTTAACCAATACGATATATTTAACATGCATATTTGTGGCGCTGTTAACGCTCTGTTAACTTATACGATATTAACTCGGTGTTCATTTCTTCCAAGTTCTTATTcacattattttgaatatataattaattaatattttgaatatattataattaactgCAACTGTTTTAGTGTTGATACCTAAACTTACTGTCATCGAACTCTGTTAAAGTACaacatatttataacattGGTTGCACATTAGCATATTCCTAAAATTTCATACAGATTAAAGATTATccttaacatatttataacattGGTTGCACATTAAAGATTATCTTAATTCACaagttaatatataatttcaaattaacatTTCCTAAAGATGAAAGGTTATTCCAATTCCCATTTAATTCACAAGTTAATATGTAatactaaattgaaatttgctcTTTTCCCCACCAGGTGCGTGAGGGCGACAATGTGAACATTGATGTCACTGCTCCCGGAGCCACTTTAGCGCTCGGACTCATGTTCTTTGACTCGGGCAATGTGGCGATTGCCGAGTGGATGCAGCCGCCGGATTCGCGTTATCTGTTGGACATGGTCCGACCCGATTTTCTGCTCTTGCGCACCATTGCACGTGGTCTGATCCTGTGGCAGGATGTGCAGCCCACCAACGAATGGTTCCAGGCGCAGTTTCCCCAAGCTCTGCGCGCTCATCTGCGTTTGCCATCGCGTGACGATGAACAGTCCGATGACAATGACATCGACTACGAGGCCATCACGTAAGTCGCTAAtaaatcagtttttttttttattcaacattcatatattttactCTTTGCAGTCAAGCGTATTGCAATATTCTGGCTGGTGCCGCCTTTTGCATTGGCCTCAAATACGCTGGCACCGAGAATCCCGTCGCCTTTACCACATTGCGCACCGTGATCAAGGAGTTCCTCGGCTTCCCCGGCACTCCGATGGGCGAATGCGCCGGACGCACAACCGTCGAGAGCTGCTTGATGGTCCTGCTCATCTCCATTTCGCTGGTCTTTGCCGGCTCCGGTAATTGTGAAATTCTTCGCATCATACGCTATTTACGCTCACGCGTCGGTCCACAATATCCGCACATTACCTATGGCTCCCACATGGCGATACACATGTCGTTGGGTCTGCTATTCTTGGGCGCCGGTCGCTTTACCATCGCCAAGACGCCAGAGTCCATTGCGGCGTTGGTTTGTGCCTTCTTTCCCAAGTTTCCCATACACAGCAACGACAATCGGTAAGTTTGCAATCGTGCCAATTATTAATGTATTAGTTTATTGTGCTTAGCTGCCACTATTCGTAACTGCATGTTGAAGTTGTTTGTCCGATAACATGCTTAACTCATACAAAATGGCTATtctatcattttatttaagataattgcatttttatcaTAGGAATATCTCGCTTAAGGGCCACAGAAATAGGTATGAAGAAAGCGATATAAGTAGAATTACCCCCAATAAAAACTTGGTTTTCTTTATAAGCCGCTAAATGAAAAAACATTAAGTGTATACACATATCTCGCTTAAGGACCGCAGATTAGGTCGCTAAGCGAAACAGATAGAATTAATACACCGCAATAATAACTTGATTTCCATTAGTATAATGTGCTTAAGTGCTTTAGTGCTTAACTGCATGTTGAAGTTGTTTGGCCATAGAAAACAAAAGGCTTTTTTATGAGCACAAAAGTTTACACATATCTCGCTTAAGTGCCGCACAAATAAGGGACTaagtgaaaagaaaatgaaatgactAGAATAAATTCACCTAAATAAAAACTTGACTTTGAAAGCCGTTAAACGGAAAAAACTTTAAGTGTATACACATATCTCGCTTAAGAGCCACAGAATAGGACGTGAAAtggttaaaataaataaatactccaataaaaaatcgatttactttactttaacaAAACTTTGTAAGACGCTAAACGAAAACACATTAAGTGTATACAGATATCTCGCTTAAGAGCCACAGAAATAGACCGTTAAGTGATATGGGTAGAACTAATACACCTAAATAGAAACTCGATTTACTTTAACACAACTTTATAGACCGCTGAACGgaacttaaattgaaaaatccttCTACGTTAGCAAACTTAATTTCAAAgcttcaaatttataatacaaattaatgagGAGCAGTTAAGTAGATGCACATATCCTAAATATACAGCTCTCTCCTTTCTCCCTTCATTAAttccttttccttttgtgCTCTCAGTTATCATCTGCAGGCGCTGCGTCATCTGTATGTGCTGGCCGTGGAGCCGCGGCTCTTTCTGCCCCGCGACATTGACACCCATCAGCTGTGCCTGTGCAACATCTCGGTGCTGGAGGTGGGCGCCACAGAGTTGCGCCGTCTCCCCATTGCGCCCTGCATTCTCCCCGAACTGAGCACGCTGCAGCGAGTGATTGTCGACGATGAGAACTATTGGCCGGTGTGCTTTGAGCGTTCACGCAACTGGCATCAGCTGGAGAAGGCGCTGGAACTGTGTGCGCCCATTGATATTAAGAAGCGCACCGGTTGCCTGTCGCATCTGGAGGATCCGGATCGTTTGAAGAGCATGCTGGCCCAAACGCTGACCACCGAACAGAGCATTTGCTGGCAGGTTAACGTGAATGATTTGCAGCAGTTTGCCAGCGAACGTTTGGTCAAGCCGTTCCTCAGCCGATTCCTCCAAACGCAGGGCACAACGCTCAGCGTGGCCGAGCAGAGCAAGCGACATCAGTTGATGCTGCTCTTCTACAACGCTGTGGTCAAGGATCGGATGCATCTGCTGCCCGTCTACCTGACGCTCTACGATGTAAGTGCCAGTCAGTGCTTTGTTCCCTACTGGATTTAATATCCTATATGATTTTGCTTACAGCATGTCACACGACAGATGGCGAACAACAATGATGTGTGGCAGGTGAAGCTGATCGACGCCTATTTGGGCAAAAGTCCCAATGAGCATACGCTCATCTCGGTGGAACTCATACAGATGATGCAGGAACTGTTCAAAATGCAACTGGAGGCATCCACGCGAGATCTGTGCGTTCCGTTGCGCGAATTCCTGTGCCAGAAGCGTTTGGAGCCGAGCTATGTGGCATGCATCAATGCCCACGATTTGCAGCGTGTTTATTGTGTTATCAACTATTACAATCTGTTGCCGAATCTGTTGAATGGCGTCGATATGAGCAATGGACCGATTAATTATTTGCGCATTATGTTCGAGTTCCAGCAATTGAATCTCAGTCCTCACACGATTTTTGGTTtgctgaaaatatttcaatcgTTGCGGTGCGCCTTTAATTTGGAATAGTGTTATCGATATTTAACTGAAACGAAACGATTACGATTGCAGCAGTTTGTTTCGCCATCGATGTGTGTTACagcttaaatttatttcttgttatCGATTGCGAGGCGATGTGCTTTGCAAACAAGCGCTGAGATTCAACAGTTCAAAACACTCTTTTTTtccattaaatgaatatatgaaatatatataaaaataaaaaaaaatactttaattttgaatagtaTTCGATATGCATGCGCTTTACAACACTTTTAAATTGTCGCCCTGCTATCGATGTGTGATCTTACTTTTCTTTATCGATTGTGCGCTTTGTAACGCTTTGTGCACTTTTAAACACTTGACTTCAACATTTTGagtaaatgtataatttataatacgATATATTAAGTCACTACAAAACAAATTGGTTATAAAATCAAACTGGGACGCCATGCTATATAGCCTTCGACTACTTGTTCATTGCTTTCGCCCTCCCTcccacgaaaaaaaaaatgccatcAAACAATGCGCTGATGTTCGGCGGCTGGTGGAATTTCAGCAGTTTTAACGCCTCGACACCGCTGATACAGATAGATGCCCAGCAGCGGCATTGGCGTCATTATGGCCACCGCCACCGGCACCACAGTGGTAAGATCCGCCTGCGGCTGTGGCAACGTGGTGCGCAGCAAGAAGATCGCGGTGCCCGTGTTCTGAATGCCCGTCTCAATGGCAATGGCCAAGGCATCGGCGGGATTCTGATGCAACAGCTTAGCCGCCAGCCAGGCAATGCCATAGCCCAGACCCGGCAGCGCCAGACCCGCCACAGCAATCTAAGTAAGTAGGCAATGAATGTATAAAGTAAACCAAATGATTTGTTAATCAACTCACCTGCCACGAGAACAGCTCAAAGATGTAAAAGTTCGTGATGATGGCAAACACCACAATAAAGATGATGAGACCACCCGAAATGGGCTTCAGCAGACGCACCAGGATCTGAGCCAAACGTGGCCACCAACGCTGAATGGCCAGCCCAATGAAGAGCGGTATAATCAGGCCAGCACAATATCCGGCAATCTTGTCATACGGCACCTTGATGCCAGCACGATCAAAGATCAGGGCGCCCAGCGTAAATGTCCAGAACGGCATCGAACCGAAGGCACCAAAATTGGAGATCGTTGTCATCAGCACGGACAGATTAATGTTGCCACCCAGCACAGCGGTCCAAGTGTTGGAGGCGCCACCACTGGGCGCAATGCCCGTAAAGAACAGACCCAACTGCATGGCCGGTGAATTGGGAAAGATGAACACACCCAGAGCATAGCTGAGCAACGGCATGCCCAGAGTTTGGGTGATCAGAAAGATGCTCGGTCCAATGGGACGTGTTATCAGGCCACGCAGCACACTCACATTGAGAGCGGCACCGAAATTGATGTAGAGCAGCGACATCAGCAAGATGACCGAGCCGAGGAACACATGATCGATGACACGCTGCGATCGCACCACTTGCGCCAACAGTGAGCTGCCCTTTTGTGCCGCATTCGCTGGCGGCGAACTGTTCCCAAAGAGCGCATAGTGCAGCTGGACTGTGATCACAGCCTCGCCCAGAAAATGCGCCTCGATGCGTATGCGTCCGGTCCACTCGCTGGCCGTATCCGGTATTTGATCAACGGGTATCGTCGCATTCGCCGCCAGCACTGTGGCCAAGTGTTCGCTGTTGCTCTGGAGTCGGAAACTGTAGCGATCCGTTTGCTGCAGTTGATCGTGGTTGAGATCGCTCAGCAGCAATTCCACATCGCCGCTTGTCTTCatcggcaactgcaactgggcGGGTGTAAAGTGCGCCTGCCACGCCAAGCTGGCGGGGATCAgcgtcatcagcagcagcagccacatcaATTTCATCATCTTTTTACCTTTCTGACAGCAACTCTgtgattttttaaatgatcTTTCTAGTTGATTTTACGTTTGTTATCTCCTCTCTCGCAAGTTGGCCGCAATTCAACAAGTTgacacatacaacaacaaaaagaaaaaagaaaaacaaaacaacaaacacaactgAAACAAGTTTCTAAGCTTCGACTCTGTGTGGCATGACTTTCAGATGCCCGGCAAGCTGAACAGTTTACGCATGATAAGATACgatatattgtatatgaaaCTTGGTGAtgtcatttacatttatttctcaTTCATGAAGaataaatttgtcaaatttatGCTACTCTCAATCATTAATTATATCAATAAATTGTCAtgatttcaatcaatttgaaatttaattaccaaataaatataaattcaagtaTTTCTTTCACAAAGTTGTTACACCCACGTGTTCCTTGCAGTTGCCGGGTATcaataatgaaatttgattgcaattacATGCAATGAGGCGCGCAGTGCAGGCAAGCGAGATACCTATAGCAACGTGACAACTGCGCTATTGCTGCACTGTTTTCGCACACAGCTTCTATGTTTGCACATAGATAGCAGTTACATTCACACAGGTTGTCAATTCACATGCCTATGCGAGTGTGACGCGAttgcgtgcatgtgtgtgtgtgagtatgcgTGTTTACATATGCTAAGTGTGCAAAGTGAAGTggaaagagaaagatagaAAGCGAGCGACAGAGCTAGATAAGATAGAAGAGTGCGAGTGCATTTCTTGCACGTTGCGCTGAAACAACGTTAACAGAATTAATTCACAGCACACGTTAAATAACAGTGCCGGTTAATTTACAGCACTGGTTATTTAACATGAAAtgtaaagaattaaattttaacgCTTTTTCAAAATCGTTTCTCTTTCAATAgttttgaaacaaatttacactatttaaagataaataaataaaataataaaaacctatgtataataaaaatcaaataacatttaaatcacatccaattatatttgttttgtttttttttttttattaaagcttaagaaaatgcaaaagaacATGCAGTTAACATATTTTAACAGCGATTACTGTCTTAGTATCTGTAGTGATCGGGCTTGAAGGGACCCGTCTGGGGCACACCCAAATAAGCGGCCTGCTTCTCCGACAACTTGGTGAGCTTGACGCCCAACTTCTCCAGATGCAGACTGGCCACCTCCTCGTCGAGCAGCTTGGGCAGCACATGGACACCAACGGCATACTGTGCGGACTTGGTCCACAGCTCGATTTGGGCGAGCACTTGGTTGGTGAACGAATTGGACATGACAAAACTGGGATGACCATGAGCACAGCCCAAGTTCACCAGACGTCCCTCGGCGAGCAGAATGATGTGACGACCATTGGCCATCGTATAGCGATCCACTTGTGGCTTCACATTCACCTTCTCCTTGGCATTGTTGTTCAGCCAATCGACATCGATTTCGCAATCAAAGTGTCCAATGTTGCACACAATCGAATCGTCGGGCATATTCAAGAGATGCTCGGCGGTGATGATGTCACGACAACCAGTTGTTGTCACATAGATGGAAGCCTCCTTGCTGGCCTCCTCCATGGTGGTCACCTCATAGCCTTCCATGGCTGCCTGCAGCGCATTAATAGGATCGATTTCGGTGACAATCACACGACCGCCAAAGCCCTTCAAGGCCTGGGCGCAACCCTTGCCCACATCACCGTAGCCAGCGACGCAGCAAACCTTGCCAGCGATCATCACATCCGTGGCCCGCTTGATGCCATCGATCAGCGATTCGCGGCAGCCATAGAGATTATCGAATTTGCTCTGCAccaaaagaaaacgaaattaGTTGCAAACATTGCATCATTTTGAAGCAACCGCCTCGATCTTACCTTGGTCACCGAATCGTTCACATTGATAGCGGGCACACCCAAGCGTCCCTCCTTGAACATTTTGTACAGATTGTGGACACCAGTGGTGGTCTCCTCACTGAGTCCCTTGATGCCCTTGAGGTAATCGGGGAAACGTTCGTGCACCAAATTTGTCAAATCACCGCCATCATCAAGAATCATGTTCAGGGGCTGGCCATCGGGAAAGACCAAAGTCTGCTCAATGCACCACAAGTATTCCTCATCGGTTTCGCCCTTCCACGCATAGACGGGCACACCGGTGGCAGCAATTGCGGCAGCGGCATGATCCTGTGTGCTGAATATGTTGCAGCTGGACCATTGAACCTGTGAGGTTGTAGATAATTGATAGCAGTTGTCAAGTAAGGTAGTTGATAGAAATTGTTGTCAAGTTAGACAGTTGATAGCAGCTGTCAGGTCAAGACATCTTTTATTTCACTTAGAATGTCAGCAAACATCTTAGCATATCAATGGAATTCTTCGGTCTGGCCTCGTTGACCCCACCACAAAACACACGCCAGGTAGTTGATAGCAATTGTTAAGTATTTGATAGCAGTTGTCAAGTAAGGTAGTTGATAGCAGCCGTCAGGTCAAGACATCTTGCTTTTCAGTTAGAAAGTCAATTAACAGCTTAGCATATCAATGGAATTCTTCGGTCTGGCCTCGTTGACCCCACCACAGAACACACGCCAGGTAGTTGATAGCAATTGTTATCAAGTTATGTATTTGATAGCAGTTGTCAAGTTAGGTAGTTGATAGCAGTTGTTAGGTCAAAACATCTTTCTTTTCAGTTAGAAAGTCAATGAACAGTTTAGCATATGTATCAATGGAAGTCTTCGGCCTGGCCTCGTTGACCCCACCACAGAACACACTTACGCTTAGATTATCGTTATCGCCATCGCCTTGAACTCGATTGCGACCCCCCGAAGTGTTTTGTCAAAAACAATGATGAGcagataaataacaattgtaaataaaaaaacaaccacaATCGGATGCCCTTTTGTGGTTTATATTGTTGACTAGTTTACATTTGAATACTGCTGAAATTCTAATCTTAATCTTTAAAGGCTAGCTGGGGGCGTGGCATAATTTGAAAACAACACACGGAGAGACGGACATGACAATGCGTTTTTTGATGGATTTGAAGGACtgcaaaataagaaaaaattgacaataaatttaaatgttctagctcttataatctctgagataCAGCTGATAGAGCAagcggacggacggacacaaACTTGATCAATTTTAAGAGTTTCTAGGgggctacaaaaaaaatgtaacacCAAATGTAAACTGCGTGGTCTCTATACGAAGACAAGAAATTGGAAAGCTCCAACACATATGGTTTCAAAGATATCAAAGTAAATACAAGCGGACAGACGGAAAAACCGATAGGAAAATATGTTTACAGCatgttaaacaaatattttaagggGTATGTTTTCTACTGTGATATATCCTTTATAACAAGGTGTTGTTATACCCTGTTACACTGCTTACTACCGGGTATAAGAAGACAATAATGATAAAGCCAAGATGATGGTTCTATTTACCTCAGCGCCCAGCTCGACGAGGGTCTCGATGAGCACGGCCGTCTGGACGGTCATGTGGAGGCAGCCGGTGATGCGGGCGCCCTTCAGGATCTTGGATGGTCCGTACTTCTTGCGGCACGCCATCAGACCGGGCATCTCATTCTCCGCAATGATGATCGCCTTGCGTCCCCATTCGGCGAGACTGATATCGGCTAAACGTGTCGTCGCAAAAGTGATAAGATTATCATTAGCAACATAAACAACGATTAGGGTGCAaaagcattttcaatatgtGCACGGCAACAACGTGCTTTAACCTAAggcaccacacacacaaaaaaaaaaataaaataaaacacatgtGCGCCAAATACAAGACtatgcatgtgcatgtgtgtgtgtgtgtgtgtgtgttgcgtgcGTTTACTTCAATATGCGCCTGTTTTGTTGCCGGCACACATCGACAGGAGAAGAGATGGgcaatgattttatttataacttaCCAACTTTGTACGCAGGCTTTGACATGTTGTACTTGTGATTGAAATGATTATGCAGAGGCAACAGAGACAACCGAATTGACGACGCGCGCAACAAttaatgccaaaaatataacttttaagtTCGAATGAAATCGAATAATCGATTAACTTCGAATTTTGTTGCGACTGTGTTCTATCGATATTCTATGCGATATTGACAaattttatcaaaaaattgtttataaatttacgTAATATGCATAATTTCACACAAAATGATTCGCACACTaaaatacaatgcaaatttcaaataaatttgaattacgTAAATAGTTTTCTAGCCTCTTTCCACCTCACTCAGTTTTTCTACGTTTTTTAAAGTCCCGTTTCGGGGTTTCCATCTGCACGAACCGAGAAATATGGGCAACGGTAAAATTCTCAATATGGCCGGTCTGAAATGTCAGctgttcaaatgtaaacacgaGTTGGCGAACAATTCAAAAATCAGCACGCGCattttaaaatggaaaattttcttaaatttcaaGATTTTGATGAGGATTTTGACGAAGTGGAGGGAAAATTAACGGAGTATAGAGTATAGGCCATTGCCAATAGTAAAGAAATCGCCATCAGTTTAGGGTTATGTACATAAGTAGATTTGCTGGcagcaatgtaatatttacataaatacatttacttttaagCAACGGCATGGGTGTTTTTGGGAACGCGATGTTCCTGGAAACATTGAATCATTTTTTGAAGATAATTTGGAGGAGTTTGGCACCCTTGTGGAGCGCCTTTGTGGATTGGCCAAAAAAGGCACTACATTTCTCCTCTCATAACTCGAACAACATAGCCTCGTGGATGTCACTCCACGATATTGACGGCTTTCGAGTTTTTGGGctcatctaaaatataaaaaatttgctttaaaaaacaaaataaaattttaatttttctatgttcataccttggcgcactttaatgtcagctgttttgttagTGGTGAGCTCTTTTTCGTTGTCATATCGATCAAAATATCGCATAATTACCCAAAAAGTGCGTTCGCTATTTCTACGTAGCTCGCGAACGTAGAAAAACCGacgtttttttcttatgggttTTTACATGGGGCGAACGTAACATTCGGCCTGAACgtgaaaaaaccaaagaaaaccaaagaaaaccgTGCGGTGGAAAGAGGCTATTCGTTAGATGCGTTGCTTTATCGCTACTACAATTTGAATCGATTACATTTAATAACACATTATGCTGCATTTTTACAATACCAGTACTAATGTATGTAagctattaatttaaaaataaaataaccaaATGCACTCGAAGTGCAACAACTTATAAAAGTGCTATTATTTGGAAttaattgtttcaaatttgcaaTACCAAGTGCAGTGTTGAAAAACATTTCGAGACAAATTGGCCGCACACTGAGATATCGGCGCCATTTTTTTTCTCGTCGTTCGCCACTCGCCGCTCGCTGCATGACTATCCGCTACTCGTCGCACCTGGCACACGCGTTTTCCAAATCGTGCTTTTTTCGCCCTcagtttatattttgttaatgtgcgaaattaaaacaaagttaattaatcaacacacacacagcaaataTGTGCTAGGCTAGCAAACGTAGCTACGTTGCAATAAACGCAGCACAAAATTCAAGTGGAAATCGTGGTCGTGCGTCGTGtgtgcgttagttatatatctacatattttttttttttatacattcatatatatggCAG
Coding sequences:
- the LOC117564240 gene encoding anaphase-promoting complex subunit 1, which encodes MIAVAEPPLEFIPRGRQAAEDHPGPSEPPLPKYLPAEHLLLQRLQNVNISASATNTADEQPSQEFWCIREIYDDYESSYARAQRRQQLIEQTKKCGPNAAAATQLTSLPPQLLNPVQQPHDEPMCDYIVNNEEELYVNKNTVIWTQGLYDAEDDGGGVHRRMCFTCDTPVKFACFLNRRFVRGRLAQLSASMASDDDNLTAICVVEQDALRVYCDNGEDFVANLDFPISHLWQTVHGLLLEKDSSNALVSHLSIPMPRLFSMSHPLHEACPVVLKTSTNSTGYMTEPEYSVVFTAEDSDLVLLYDAKFFKHFVARLRKVTPDEVNNVSQQQHQDLLMHQTLQGHRGTLGSSTIHSFSSTKNTGATPKLNTTSFAMPQTHNFSKFGMSQSQSFSGVLGQSNRASLGTPLSHLQNSISQQSLSIKDMRKMTHVKPSKPIEPEMCLEHIWTENTYGTQREFCEMATRAFIHTDLVGQTYLCYLLARSCRLQMVLLNGYNTSELQLSTLASTLPAKDAVGLQRLHMIAVLDPGGNLILYTGTVLISKVHITPLLSAPTTAGASSAAGGAAAAPSAATSSAMPAPTTTGASSQPHTPMQQLKVASSSSFVEVRRSSLLPTKAAADLSAFDDELELHMLSPIQPQPLSYSQRQAHNICKALRDPAGNRLTLVYATGRMLRITLPLLNDTRLITRCVAALRQVLNPTQFLHFVIRWYSARNPPGSRDYSIEQEWQLFRSTLLGLMGCMAAASEQHVVDVDESFARCATPPFQPATVCPSTLPQDEPKKRRKYNDCEAYTDDDWEFLLMHTTLAPCGGDGAYSVDVTAPLFRTLPAVFYGLHLLYEDLKLDSVFNSGLIYLGTFLHQLAIDMQLDSYIFHYQLDFPELTHKTTKLTLLSSEHGALMLYQELLRMPAPSIYAQLEHVVLGREEVVPYNYVECINERSRNVVQLVSLVMHGHTKLKQWWQLLEVYGAVQLNYPKRGKRSITATSPRCHQVLELLLCMQLTRRDIERLPAAVHLIVAETLEQARLQPPMGCSQATYELILRPELAAHAQLPFLEATLAQPHCGRVYKEDSLSPRLAPASGEWPMAEPDAEQLRHDGMDNMDTKLLRLRFPDDMRVEEVRRLLNSADPVAIEVQQSPGTSDHEFIEEQEKQLFALCARTMTLPLGRGMFTLRTLLPRPSDHMPMPKLCLVGREPVKGTTIEMQQIEFPANMHIWPLFHNGVATGLKISPQALDIDSTWIVYNKPKTQGNNALEHAGFLMALGLNGHLKSLSFMSVYKYLVKCDEMTSVGLLLGISAAHRGSMDTKTTRLLSVHLEALLPATAMELDIPQSTQVAALMGIGLLYQGSAKRHIAEVLLQEIGRPPGPEMENSVERESYAMTAGLALGLVTLGQGEAPAGLRDLQLPDTLHYYMVGGVKRPIGGSQKEKYRLASFQVREGDNVNIDVTAPGATLALGLMFFDSGNVAIAEWMQPPDSRYLLDMVRPDFLLLRTIARGLILWQDVQPTNEWFQAQFPQALRAHLRLPSRDDEQSDDNDIDYEAITQAYCNILAGAAFCIGLKYAGTENPVAFTTLRTVIKEFLGFPGTPMGECAGRTTVESCLMVLLISISLVFAGSGNCEILRIIRYLRSRVGPQYPHITYGSHMAIHMSLGLLFLGAGRFTIAKTPESIAALVCAFFPKFPIHSNDNRYHLQALRHLYVLAVEPRLFLPRDIDTHQLCLCNISVLEVGATELRRLPIAPCILPELSTLQRVIVDDENYWPVCFERSRNWHQLEKALELCAPIDIKKRTGCLSHLEDPDRLKSMLAQTLTTEQSICWQVNVNDLQQFASERLVKPFLSRFLQTQGTTLSVAEQSKRHQLMLLFYNAVVKDRMHLLPVYLTLYDHVTRQMANNNDVWQVKLIDAYLGKSPNEHTLISVELIQMMQELFKMQLEASTRDLCVPLREFLCQKRLEPSYVACINAHDLQRVYCVINYYNLLPNLLNGVDMSNGPINYLRIMFEFQQLNLSPHTIFGLLKIFQSLRCAFNLE
- the LOC117564247 gene encoding ileal sodium/bile acid cotransporter, giving the protein MMKLMWLLLLMTLIPASLAWQAHFTPAQLQLPMKTSGDVELLLSDLNHDQLQQTDRYSFRLQSNSEHLATVLAANATIPVDQIPDTASEWTGRIRIEAHFLGEAVITVQLHYALFGNSSPPANAAQKGSSLLAQVVRSQRVIDHVFLGSVILLMSLLYINFGAALNVSVLRGLITRPIGPSIFLITQTLGMPLLSYALGVFIFPNSPAMQLGLFFTGIAPSGGASNTWTAVLGGNINLSVLMTTISNFGAFGSMPFWTFTLGALIFDRAGIKVPYDKIAGYCAGLIIPLFIGLAIQRWWPRLAQILVRLLKPISGGLIIFIVVFAIITNFYIFELFSWQIAVAGLALPGLGYGIAWLAAKLLHQNPADALAIAIETGIQNTGTAIFLLRTTLPQPQADLTTVVPVAVAIMTPMPLLGIYLYQRCRGVKTAEIPPAAEHQRIV